The following proteins are encoded in a genomic region of Fervidobacterium pennivorans DSM 9078:
- a CDS encoding glycoside hydrolase family 130 protein, with the protein MKIVTQSLPNIPWENRPEGCSDVVWRYSRNPIIQRDQAKDSNSIFNSAVVPFKEGFAGVFRVDDKQRRMNLRRGFSKNGINWKIEDKPIEFIQETREPVESEYKYDPRVVFIEDRYWITWCNGYHGPTIGVGYTFDFETFYQIENAFLPFNRNGVLFPRKINGKYAMLSRPSDNGHTPFGDIFYSESPDMIHWGVHRFVMGAGYTPWQSLKIGAGPVPIETSEGWLLFYHGVLLSCNGYVYSFGAALLDLDKPWKIIKRSKSYLLSPQMLYECVGDVPNVVFPVACLVDGDTGRLVIYYGGADTVVALAFGYVQEIVDWLKYDN; encoded by the coding sequence ATGAAGATAGTTACTCAAAGTCTGCCTAATATTCCTTGGGAAAATAGACCAGAAGGTTGCAGTGACGTCGTTTGGAGATATTCCAGAAACCCAATCATCCAAAGAGACCAAGCGAAGGATTCTAACAGCATTTTCAACAGTGCGGTTGTGCCCTTCAAAGAAGGTTTTGCTGGTGTTTTCAGGGTAGATGATAAACAAAGAAGGATGAACCTACGTAGAGGTTTTAGTAAGAACGGGATTAATTGGAAAATAGAGGACAAACCTATTGAATTCATCCAGGAAACGCGAGAGCCTGTAGAAAGTGAATACAAATACGATCCACGCGTAGTTTTCATCGAAGATAGATATTGGATTACTTGGTGTAACGGATACCATGGACCAACAATAGGAGTGGGATACACTTTCGATTTTGAAACATTCTACCAAATCGAGAACGCTTTTCTACCGTTTAATAGGAATGGTGTCCTATTCCCACGCAAGATTAATGGAAAATACGCAATGCTCAGCAGACCATCGGATAATGGTCATACTCCTTTTGGCGATATTTTCTACAGTGAGAGTCCAGACATGATTCATTGGGGGGTGCATAGATTCGTTATGGGTGCAGGTTACACACCTTGGCAATCATTGAAAATAGGCGCTGGCCCTGTTCCTATAGAAACTAGCGAGGGATGGTTGCTTTTCTACCATGGAGTTTTGCTCTCCTGCAATGGATATGTATACAGTTTCGGTGCTGCATTACTGGACCTTGACAAACCTTGGAAAATTATCAAACGTTCAAAATCTTATTTGCTATCACCACAAATGCTTTATGAATGCGTTGGTGACGTCCCAAATGTCGTATTTCCAGTTGCCTGTCTTGTTGATGGAGATACAGGACGTCTTGTTATTTATTACGGTGGTGCTGATACAGTCGTTGCACTAGCGTTTGGTTATGTGCAAGAGATTGTTGATTGGTTAAAGTATGACAACTGA
- a CDS encoding glycoside hydrolase family 5 protein: MDQSVAESDSNSALEYNKIIGKGVNIGNALEAPFEGAWGVRIEDEYFEIIKKRGFDSVRIPIRWSAHISEKPPYDIDRNFLERVKHVVDRALENNLTVIINTHHFEELYQEPDKYGNVLVEIWRQIAKFFKDYPENLFFEIYNEPAQNLTAEKWNELYPKVLKVIRESNPTRIVIIDAPNWAHYSAVRSLKLVNDKRIIVSFHYYEPFNFTHQGAEWVNPTPPVGVKWNGEEWEINQIRSHFKYVSDWAKQNKVPIFLGEFGAYSKADMDSRVKWTESVRKMAEEFGFSYAYWEFCAGFGIYDRWSQNWIEPLATAVVGESKE; the protein is encoded by the coding sequence ATGGATCAGTCAGTTGCTGAAAGTGATAGCAACTCAGCACTTGAATACAACAAAATTATAGGTAAAGGAGTAAATATTGGAAATGCTTTAGAAGCTCCTTTCGAAGGAGCTTGGGGAGTAAGAATTGAGGATGAATATTTTGAGATAATAAAGAAAAGGGGATTTGATTCTGTTAGGATTCCCATAAGATGGTCAGCACATATATCCGAAAAGCCACCATATGATATTGACAGGAATTTTCTCGAAAGAGTTAAGCATGTTGTCGATAGGGCTCTTGAGAATAATCTAACAGTAATCATCAATACGCACCATTTTGAAGAACTTTATCAAGAACCGGATAAATACGGCAATGTCTTGGTGGAAATTTGGAGACAGATTGCAAAATTCTTTAAAGATTACCCGGAAAATCTGTTCTTTGAAATCTACAACGAGCCTGCTCAGAATTTGACAGCTGAAAAATGGAACGAACTTTATCCAAAAGTGCTCAAAGTTATCAGGGAGAGCAATCCAACCCGGATTGTCATTATCGATGCTCCAAACTGGGCACACTATAGCGCAGTGAGAAGTCTAAAATTAGTCAACGACAAACGCATCATAGTCTCCTTCCATTACTACGAACCTTTCAATTTCACACATCAGGGTGCCGAATGGGTTAATCCCACTCCACCTGTTGGAGTCAAGTGGAATGGCGAGGAATGGGAAATCAACCAAATCAGAAGTCATTTCAAATACGTGAGCGATTGGGCAAAGCAAAATAAAGTGCCAATCTTTCTTGGTGAATTCGGTGCTTATTCAAAAGCAGACATGGATTCAAGGGTTAAGTGGACCGAAAGTGTGCGAAAAATGGCGGAAGAATTTGGATTTTCGTATGCGTACTGGGAATTTTGTGCAGGGTTCGGCATATACGATAGATGGTCTCAAAACTGGATCGAACCATTGGCAACAGCCGTGGTTGGAGAAAGCAAAGAATAA
- a CDS encoding IS110 family transposase: MAILAIDVSKNYLSFFSDFIGSGTVENSPQGIVELFNKAFASSSDFSLVLESTGVFSFNVANFFFQNNVPVFWVKTDNIKLYRKILNRPKTDKIDAELIFSIASKFPESLVPFVNNSYIISELRNLTRLYLKFNEDIARLKLRLYSYVSLYFPKLDFKLNKTFECLLKDYTIEEIANMPIEELFEYIAKISRHNVSSQVLAEKLQTLAKDALRLSVNPSNTLRISIVSTIDLIQHYEKQIELVKKEISKLLKVISNTLTTVKGIGEITAAGIIAEIGDINRFEKASALASYAGLVWTINQSGNYKSENNQLTKKGNKYLRTYLVMAANGVKTYDPVYKEYYRKKYAEATTHKHMRALILTARKLVNLVYYLLKNNVPYVPMK; this comes from the coding sequence TTGGCTATTTTAGCTATTGATGTCTCAAAGAACTATCTTTCTTTCTTTTCTGATTTCATCGGTAGTGGGACTGTTGAGAACTCTCCTCAAGGTATTGTTGAACTTTTTAACAAAGCTTTTGCTTCTTCTTCCGATTTTTCTCTTGTCCTTGAATCAACTGGTGTTTTTTCTTTTAATGTCGCTAACTTCTTCTTTCAAAACAACGTACCTGTCTTTTGGGTTAAAACTGATAACATTAAGCTCTATCGCAAAATTCTCAATCGTCCTAAAACTGACAAAATCGATGCTGAACTTATTTTCTCTATCGCTTCTAAATTTCCTGAGTCTTTAGTCCCTTTTGTCAATAACTCATATATCATCTCTGAGCTTCGTAATCTCACCAGACTTTATTTAAAGTTCAACGAAGATATCGCTCGATTGAAACTTAGGCTCTATTCGTATGTTTCTCTTTATTTCCCTAAACTTGACTTTAAACTAAATAAGACTTTCGAATGCCTGCTTAAAGATTATACAATCGAAGAAATCGCAAACATGCCAATTGAAGAGTTATTTGAATATATTGCGAAAATTTCCAGACACAATGTCTCTTCACAAGTCTTAGCAGAAAAACTCCAAACTCTTGCTAAAGATGCCTTGAGGTTGTCTGTTAATCCTTCAAACACTCTGAGAATATCTATTGTTTCCACTATCGATTTGATACAGCACTATGAAAAACAAATCGAACTAGTAAAGAAAGAAATAAGTAAATTACTTAAAGTAATTTCGAACACACTAACAACAGTCAAAGGGATAGGAGAAATAACTGCAGCTGGAATTATAGCCGAAATAGGAGACATCAATCGTTTCGAAAAAGCCTCAGCGTTAGCATCATACGCAGGGCTTGTATGGACAATCAATCAAAGTGGAAATTACAAATCAGAAAACAACCAACTAACGAAAAAAGGGAACAAGTATCTAAGAACATACCTAGTAATGGCAGCGAACGGAGTAAAGACATACGATCCTGTATACAAAGAATATTATCGCAAAAAGTACGCAGAAGCAACAACACACAAACACATGAGAGCGCTAATATTAACTGCAAGGAAATTAGTAAATTTAGTGTATTATTTACTAAAGAACAACGTACCGTATGTACCGATGAAATAG
- a CDS encoding fibronectin type III domain-containing protein — protein MRKVFLGLVIFLAIVSTIVFSQVTYTTPLARFYYELKALVENPDVNIKEALESLLQKYAPVVEPILPPGEYEEYSLRLSELDKALLENGIWITRATVEIFNQEVVEGPFLLNYDRETGQATGLITKLKAGKYNIIVKVLGLIDKKDERIVAYGRKDGVEVVRDRISLANIPLNVLVGSGGVLVNALIDFQNTEFVPGEIENVEPTNGATDVLPNVTLSWSSKRAKTYDIYFGEEGNIQLIEKNYFDNKYEVKNLKPSTTYQWKVVAKNTFGETESPVFSFKIGDAPTVPENPVPYDGAQKVWIEPRLMWQAERAASYDIYLGKSPDELQLVATVDEPEYDTEPLELGTAYYWKVVAKNAYGETEGPVWSFSTGDVPTKPELVEPKGEKVWIQPTFKWTSEDAKEYELYLGVEIDNLELVATTTVAEITLPYELPMDTTFFWKVVAKNDFGTNESDVEVFKTGKAPEFVQIVSPLDGEEDVWKDPELSWEFECADAYDVYLGKEATELELVVEDATSNTFVLQNLELGTTYYWKVVGKNRFGQAESPVVKFTVGNVPAVPYNPEPPDGAVDQFNNLVVRWESAKADAYDLYLGFSEDTLELYLENVKESAVEVRDLLFGTTYYWKVVAKNRFGNTEGPIWKFTTGQVPEQPKAIYPENDAQEVPVDVTLKWVSERAEEFELYFGTVKLDLVDKLETNEYTLPQLHFGTEYKWKVVAKNIFGEVESEVFTFRTKLPTIQKQEVLGGAGQDTSRRIIKTADGGYILVASTQSSKLPEFKGESDILVVKLTKELDVEWMKLLGGAGWDEAADVKEVEDGYIVLGYTLSKEIQGEFNKGGWDYLLAKLDRAGNTKWLKLYGGTGNDIPSRIIQTSEGGFLIAGTTNSVNGDTGGNIGTWDSWLLKLDAEGNIMASRVFGGLDRDKAVDVIELEDGYLVANVTYSLEGNIPYNHGTSDIWLFKVSKDLKDIVLNKAYGGTDQDEVSRMIKTNDGNFLIVGYTTSVDGDVQVSAGFWDILVAKIDPKGEIIWLKTFGGFEEDIAYAAAEFPDGGFVIVGHTLSKVDGQKGAADIWLIDIDNDGNLRWSKTYGGSLADYASDVFIDEDGTIIIVGTSFSRNGDIGKNIGGSDIWIFKVK, from the coding sequence ATGCGGAAAGTTTTCCTAGGGTTAGTTATTTTTCTTGCTATTGTATCTACCATTGTGTTCTCTCAAGTAACGTATACAACACCATTGGCGAGGTTTTACTACGAACTAAAGGCACTAGTTGAGAATCCAGACGTAAACATTAAAGAAGCGCTTGAATCATTACTTCAAAAGTATGCACCTGTTGTTGAGCCAATCTTACCTCCAGGCGAGTACGAAGAATACAGTCTTAGGTTGTCTGAACTTGACAAAGCTCTGTTAGAAAACGGAATATGGATTACAAGGGCAACTGTTGAAATCTTTAACCAGGAAGTTGTTGAAGGACCCTTCCTTTTGAACTACGACAGAGAGACAGGGCAAGCGACAGGTTTGATAACCAAACTGAAGGCCGGTAAATACAATATTATTGTCAAAGTCCTTGGGCTGATTGATAAAAAAGATGAACGAATTGTTGCATATGGTCGAAAAGATGGAGTAGAAGTTGTGAGAGATAGGATTTCTTTAGCAAATATTCCACTTAACGTCCTTGTGGGTTCTGGTGGAGTTCTAGTCAACGCTCTTATAGATTTCCAAAACACAGAGTTTGTTCCCGGTGAAATCGAAAATGTGGAACCCACCAACGGTGCTACAGATGTGTTGCCAAATGTAACTTTATCCTGGTCTTCAAAACGAGCGAAGACGTATGATATTTACTTTGGAGAAGAAGGAAATATACAGTTGATTGAAAAGAACTACTTTGACAATAAATACGAAGTTAAAAATCTTAAACCATCGACGACTTACCAATGGAAAGTAGTTGCCAAGAACACTTTCGGTGAAACTGAAAGCCCTGTATTTTCGTTCAAAATAGGCGATGCACCAACGGTTCCAGAGAATCCAGTCCCATACGATGGTGCACAGAAGGTTTGGATTGAACCACGCTTAATGTGGCAAGCCGAAAGAGCAGCAAGCTATGATATTTACCTTGGAAAATCACCAGATGAATTACAACTTGTTGCAACTGTTGATGAACCTGAATACGATACGGAACCACTCGAACTTGGAACGGCTTATTACTGGAAAGTTGTAGCAAAGAACGCTTATGGTGAAACGGAAGGACCTGTGTGGAGCTTCTCCACAGGTGACGTTCCAACAAAACCTGAACTTGTCGAACCGAAAGGTGAAAAAGTATGGATCCAGCCAACATTCAAATGGACAAGTGAAGATGCAAAGGAATACGAGTTGTATCTTGGTGTGGAGATAGACAACCTTGAACTCGTAGCTACAACTACAGTAGCTGAAATCACATTACCATACGAATTGCCTATGGACACAACTTTCTTCTGGAAAGTAGTTGCAAAGAACGACTTCGGAACAAATGAAAGCGATGTAGAAGTGTTCAAAACGGGTAAAGCCCCAGAGTTTGTTCAGATTGTAAGCCCACTTGATGGCGAGGAAGATGTCTGGAAAGACCCAGAACTTAGTTGGGAATTCGAGTGTGCTGACGCGTATGATGTGTATCTTGGAAAAGAAGCAACGGAATTGGAACTCGTTGTAGAAGATGCAACCAGCAACACATTTGTTTTGCAAAATCTTGAACTTGGGACAACGTATTACTGGAAAGTTGTTGGAAAGAACAGATTCGGTCAAGCAGAAAGCCCGGTAGTTAAATTCACTGTTGGAAATGTCCCAGCTGTTCCGTACAATCCAGAACCTCCTGATGGTGCTGTTGACCAATTCAACAACTTAGTGGTGAGATGGGAAAGTGCGAAAGCTGATGCGTATGATCTCTACTTGGGCTTCTCGGAAGACACACTTGAACTGTATTTGGAAAATGTTAAAGAAAGTGCAGTTGAAGTTAGGGACTTACTATTTGGAACGACGTATTATTGGAAAGTTGTTGCGAAAAATAGATTTGGCAACACAGAAGGACCTATTTGGAAATTTACAACAGGTCAGGTCCCAGAACAACCAAAAGCTATTTATCCAGAAAACGATGCACAAGAAGTTCCTGTTGATGTAACACTCAAGTGGGTCAGTGAAAGAGCAGAAGAATTCGAACTCTACTTCGGAACAGTTAAATTGGATCTTGTTGACAAACTTGAAACAAATGAGTACACGTTACCACAGCTCCATTTCGGAACTGAATACAAATGGAAAGTTGTTGCAAAGAACATATTCGGAGAAGTTGAAAGTGAAGTATTTACGTTCAGGACAAAACTTCCAACAATTCAAAAGCAAGAAGTTTTAGGTGGAGCTGGTCAAGATACTTCAAGAAGAATTATTAAGACAGCTGATGGAGGATACATACTTGTTGCAAGTACACAGTCCAGCAAACTTCCAGAGTTCAAAGGTGAGTCCGACATACTTGTGGTGAAATTGACAAAAGAACTCGATGTTGAATGGATGAAACTACTTGGTGGAGCTGGCTGGGATGAAGCTGCGGATGTCAAAGAAGTCGAAGATGGATACATCGTTCTTGGATACACATTATCAAAAGAAATCCAAGGTGAATTCAACAAAGGTGGATGGGATTACTTACTCGCAAAACTTGATAGAGCAGGCAATACCAAATGGCTCAAACTCTATGGTGGCACAGGTAACGATATACCATCAAGAATCATACAAACATCTGAAGGCGGATTCCTTATCGCTGGTACAACAAACTCTGTGAATGGTGACACTGGTGGAAATATCGGAACATGGGATAGCTGGTTGCTTAAACTTGATGCAGAAGGTAACATCATGGCAAGCAGAGTATTTGGTGGTTTGGATAGGGATAAAGCAGTAGATGTTATTGAACTTGAAGATGGATATCTTGTAGCGAATGTTACTTACTCGCTTGAAGGTAACATACCATACAACCACGGGACATCTGATATCTGGTTGTTCAAAGTAAGCAAAGACCTCAAAGATATAGTACTTAACAAAGCTTATGGTGGAACTGACCAAGATGAAGTTTCAAGAATGATTAAGACAAACGATGGTAACTTCTTGATAGTCGGTTACACAACATCTGTTGATGGCGATGTTCAAGTCAGTGCAGGTTTCTGGGACATTCTTGTGGCAAAAATTGATCCAAAAGGTGAAATTATCTGGCTCAAGACATTCGGTGGCTTTGAAGAAGACATTGCATACGCGGCTGCAGAATTCCCAGATGGTGGATTTGTAATAGTTGGACACACACTCTCAAAAGTTGATGGTCAAAAAGGTGCCGCTGATATCTGGTTGATAGATATCGATAACGATGGTAACCTTAGATGGTCTAAGACCTACGGTGGTAGCTTAGCTGATTATGCAAGTGATGTATTTATAGACGAAGACGGAACGATAATAATTGTGGGTACATCCTTCTCAAGAAATGGAGACATTGGTAAAAACATCGGCGGTAGCGATATCTGGATATTCAAAGTAAAATAA
- a CDS encoding ABC transporter permease: protein MAEDKKKNINQVPQNDSNATVESTESIDFEEVYLTRGQLMWRAFKKNKLAMFGMWVLIIMYIAMIFADFLAPYNPFTQNLNHSLKKPTTVMMKYKVPDLKTTMAPYVLPEISYIDKLDYTQNFKTMLFPSRIKVKLSDGTELAIIDKHVVEIKEDGTIVPKYLPKGRKLDERFVLAESIKLVVRTIGYAQVDGQWVQYKDETEDLDALVFGVDDKILEQGRNERITNSRTARSFVAQNEGWKFGFFAATEQEAMERLTAVKLEQALVGIKYYDSDFNEHEISLDEAKIVSYDYKFYPVKWFVKSWGPDKTDPGRVGYLFWVIPLHYHLFGVDNYDNNEYVSINIFGADRYGRDVWSRIIFASRISLTIGFIGLFVTLTLSLFFGALAGFYGGLVDEIIMRFCEILMAIPGFYLLLLLRAVLPIDLPSSQTYMLLIFILAFLGWPGRARIIRGQILAERQREYVEAAIALGFPDTRIMWRHIIPNLATYIIVSSTLSIPGYILGEAGLSYLGLGIREPSASWGNMLTAAQDVYILEKAPWLLIPGAFIFIVVLAFNFVGDGLRDAFDPRALG from the coding sequence ATGGCTGAAGATAAAAAGAAAAACATCAATCAAGTTCCTCAGAATGATTCTAACGCTACCGTTGAAAGTACAGAGAGCATAGATTTCGAAGAAGTTTACCTTACGCGTGGGCAACTGATGTGGCGAGCTTTCAAGAAAAACAAGCTTGCAATGTTTGGTATGTGGGTTCTTATCATTATGTATATTGCAATGATTTTTGCAGACTTCTTGGCACCATATAACCCATTTACACAAAATTTGAACCATTCTCTAAAGAAACCTACGACGGTTATGATGAAGTATAAAGTTCCAGACCTTAAAACAACGATGGCGCCGTATGTCCTTCCGGAAATTAGCTATATCGATAAATTGGACTACACTCAGAATTTTAAGACCATGCTGTTCCCAAGCAGGATAAAAGTTAAACTGAGCGATGGAACAGAGCTTGCGATAATTGATAAGCATGTTGTTGAAATAAAAGAAGATGGAACAATTGTTCCGAAATACCTTCCAAAAGGAAGGAAACTTGACGAAAGATTTGTTCTTGCAGAATCGATTAAGCTTGTTGTTAGAACAATTGGTTATGCCCAGGTGGATGGTCAATGGGTGCAGTATAAAGATGAAACAGAAGATTTGGATGCACTTGTCTTTGGAGTAGATGACAAGATATTAGAGCAGGGTAGGAACGAGAGGATAACAAATTCAAGAACTGCAAGGTCTTTTGTTGCCCAAAACGAAGGTTGGAAGTTCGGCTTCTTTGCAGCAACCGAACAAGAAGCTATGGAACGTTTGACTGCCGTAAAGCTTGAACAAGCACTTGTAGGTATCAAATATTACGACTCAGATTTTAACGAACACGAGATATCACTTGATGAAGCTAAAATTGTATCCTACGATTACAAATTCTACCCCGTAAAATGGTTTGTTAAATCTTGGGGACCAGACAAGACTGATCCAGGAAGAGTAGGGTATCTTTTCTGGGTTATTCCTCTTCACTACCATCTGTTTGGCGTAGATAACTACGATAACAATGAATATGTGTCAATAAACATATTCGGTGCAGACAGGTACGGTAGAGATGTTTGGAGCAGAATTATTTTTGCGTCAAGAATTTCATTGACCATAGGATTCATAGGTCTGTTTGTTACATTGACGCTCTCACTCTTCTTTGGAGCGCTCGCAGGATTTTATGGTGGGCTTGTTGACGAAATTATCATGAGATTCTGTGAAATTTTAATGGCAATTCCGGGATTCTATTTGCTACTTTTACTCCGTGCGGTGTTACCAATAGACCTACCAAGTTCCCAAACGTACATGCTCTTGATATTCATTCTTGCATTCCTTGGTTGGCCCGGTAGAGCAAGGATTATCAGAGGACAAATTCTGGCGGAAAGACAAAGAGAGTATGTTGAAGCTGCAATCGCGCTTGGGTTCCCAGATACACGTATTATGTGGAGACACATCATACCAAATCTTGCAACATACATTATCGTAAGTTCAACACTTTCAATACCAGGTTACATCCTTGGTGAAGCCGGTCTCTCTTATCTTGGTCTTGGTATTAGGGAGCCCTCAGCATCTTGGGGTAATATGTTGACTGCTGCACAGGATGTTTACATACTCGAAAAGGCTCCTTGGTTGCTCATTCCAGGTGCATTCATATTCATTGTCGTCCTCGCGTTTAACTTTGTTGGTGATGGTCTCAGAGACGCATTTGACCCAAGAGCGCTTGGATGA
- a CDS encoding LacI family DNA-binding transcriptional regulator has protein sequence MPNIFDVAREAGVSIATVSRVLNGAKNVSEDTRRKVLRAIKHLGYKPMPSLRKASDLLYTIGVLLPDLRGYHYNEIAMAIEDYASKHNFEVMVSVPKMMPEVEKHVLDQFFKRKIDGVILCELLGGLNYIEPFIKSGVPIVALDYYIEEILCDSVNIDNISGALTALKYLYQNGHRKILFLRGPHYSPAAVQREKGIKKFLERHKDVEIYFSENEGYEPEHGYEGVMNHLKKYGKNFTAVFCINDWSAIGAMRALRELGLSIPEDVSIIGFDNAPYSEFLYPPLTTIHQPRWEMGQTAAQLLIERILGTGPKIHRNVVLPTKIVERASVKNISNAVVK, from the coding sequence ATGCCCAACATTTTTGACGTTGCTAGGGAAGCAGGTGTTTCAATTGCTACGGTTTCAAGGGTATTAAATGGTGCGAAAAATGTCAGTGAAGATACTCGAAGGAAGGTACTTCGGGCAATCAAACATCTAGGCTATAAACCGATGCCTTCTTTACGGAAGGCATCGGATTTGTTATACACAATAGGTGTCTTATTGCCTGATTTAAGAGGGTATCATTACAATGAAATCGCTATGGCAATCGAAGATTACGCAAGCAAGCATAATTTTGAAGTGATGGTATCTGTTCCAAAAATGATGCCAGAAGTGGAAAAGCATGTTCTTGACCAGTTTTTCAAAAGAAAAATCGATGGAGTTATCCTTTGCGAACTCCTAGGTGGTTTAAACTACATTGAACCATTCATCAAAAGTGGTGTACCAATTGTAGCTCTTGATTATTATATTGAAGAAATACTATGCGACTCGGTGAATATAGACAACATTTCAGGTGCCCTAACTGCGTTAAAATACCTTTACCAAAATGGTCACAGAAAGATTCTCTTCTTGAGAGGTCCTCATTATTCACCTGCAGCTGTGCAAAGGGAAAAAGGGATAAAAAAGTTCTTGGAAAGGCACAAAGATGTAGAAATCTATTTCAGCGAAAATGAAGGATACGAACCAGAACATGGTTATGAAGGAGTTATGAACCATTTGAAAAAGTATGGAAAGAATTTCACCGCAGTCTTCTGCATAAACGACTGGTCAGCGATAGGTGCGATGCGAGCTTTGAGAGAATTAGGCCTCTCTATTCCAGAAGATGTATCGATAATTGGTTTTGATAACGCCCCATACTCGGAATTTTTGTATCCACCACTAACAACAATACATCAACCAAGGTGGGAAATGGGACAAACGGCTGCACAACTTCTCATCGAAAGAATCCTAGGAACAGGACCGAAGATACATCGAAACGTTGTTCTTCCAACAAAAATTGTTGAACGTGCGTCGGTAAAGAACATTTCAAATGCTGTTGTAAAGTGA
- the bgaS gene encoding beta-galactosidase BgaS translates to MFPKSFMFGASLSGFQFEMGNPNDIKELDTQTDWFVWVRDLENLLNGIVSGDLPENGAWYWRNYEKIHQLAVDFGMDTLRIGIEWSRIFPTSTKEIPFGEGMLEKLDEIANKEAVEHYRKMMEDMKAKGLKVFVNLNHFTLPLWIHDPFAVRKGKPTDKLGWVSDDTPKEFAKYAEYIAWKFSDIVDYWSSMNEPHVVAQLGYFQIMAGFPPNYFNPEWYIKSLKNQALAHNLAYDAIKKHTDKPVGVIYSFTWFDTLKPNDEEIFENAMWLANWNYMDQVKDKIDYIGVNYYTRSVIDKLPTPVNFKDFELNWYTVRGYGYACPEGGFALSGRPASEFGWEIYPEGLYYLLKAIYERYNKPLIVTENGIADEKDKYRSQVIISHLYAVEKAMNEGVDVRGYLHWSIIDNYEWAKGYSKRFGLAYTDLEKKTYIPRPSMYVFREIARTRSIDQFKGYDPYNLMKF, encoded by the coding sequence GTGTTTCCAAAGTCATTTATGTTCGGTGCGTCACTTTCTGGGTTCCAGTTTGAAATGGGGAATCCAAATGATATTAAAGAGCTCGATACCCAGACTGATTGGTTTGTCTGGGTTAGAGACCTCGAAAATCTTTTAAATGGTATTGTGAGTGGTGATTTACCAGAAAATGGTGCTTGGTATTGGAGAAACTACGAAAAAATTCATCAACTTGCAGTCGATTTTGGGATGGATACTTTAAGAATTGGTATCGAATGGTCGAGAATATTCCCAACTTCTACGAAAGAGATTCCTTTTGGGGAAGGGATGCTCGAAAAATTGGACGAAATTGCAAATAAAGAAGCTGTTGAACATTATAGAAAAATGATGGAAGATATGAAGGCAAAAGGTCTAAAAGTATTTGTCAATTTGAATCACTTCACACTACCACTCTGGATCCATGATCCATTTGCGGTGCGCAAAGGCAAACCAACGGATAAGCTTGGCTGGGTAAGTGATGATACTCCTAAAGAATTTGCAAAATACGCGGAATACATCGCATGGAAATTCAGTGATATTGTTGACTATTGGTCAAGCATGAACGAACCACATGTTGTAGCACAGCTTGGATATTTCCAAATAATGGCAGGTTTCCCACCGAACTATTTCAATCCAGAATGGTATATCAAGAGCCTTAAAAATCAAGCTTTAGCACACAATTTAGCTTACGATGCTATTAAAAAGCATACAGACAAACCAGTTGGAGTTATTTATTCCTTTACATGGTTTGACACACTGAAACCAAACGATGAAGAAATATTTGAAAATGCGATGTGGCTTGCAAACTGGAATTATATGGACCAAGTAAAGGATAAAATCGATTATATCGGGGTTAACTATTACACTCGCTCCGTCATTGACAAATTACCTACCCCTGTTAACTTCAAAGATTTCGAGCTTAACTGGTATACGGTTAGAGGTTACGGATACGCTTGTCCAGAAGGCGGTTTTGCACTTTCAGGAAGGCCAGCTAGTGAATTCGGATGGGAAATATATCCCGAAGGACTCTACTATTTGCTCAAGGCTATATACGAAAGATACAATAAACCATTAATAGTAACAGAGAACGGTATTGCCGATGAGAAAGACAAATACCGCTCACAAGTAATTATTTCGCACCTTTATGCTGTTGAAAAGGCGATGAACGAAGGTGTCGATGTACGAGGATATTTACATTGGTCAATAATTGACAATTACGAATGGGCAAAAGGTTACAGTAAAAGATTCGGACTTGCTTATACGGATTTGGAAAAGAAAACCTATATCCCCAGACCTTCGATGTATGTTTTCAGAGAAATCGCAAGGACAAGAAGTATAGACCAGTTCAAAGGATACGACCCTTACAATTTGATGAAATTCTAA